The Blautia hydrogenotrophica DSM 10507 genome window below encodes:
- a CDS encoding helix-turn-helix domain-containing protein, with protein sequence MDYYSKINYMNQYMISKSDVMDSLRNYIVHCEETQEEGWSENKRKVILEILKKFSRCVEELRFPEIESVDWFYQYMWKGDGIVLELQHCDKAEFDEEQGLVSMESSNSMVLAQVKCAYLTVEQYAEKYDVTVTAVRQWIRRGKLRSAVKMGRDWLIPELADRPQRGYEPVTYSWQYLSDALLEEYPFLDQCCELHIMRSERERAMFQAVLLNKYGKVYEKLRMGIKEREKLELALISQPEVEAEEWQQSLMFVPNKEKIYYLKGGKIMLEEEVRKYEDTIKMMRENNLEIHTSNDLYDEDGMYIWGFSASMSSVDYDEEGNETGEAEAVRLDGGIVIPSESEFMMEMEENGYTSAAELCDSMSGDMISTYITVANMREGIKPEILKELDLPEEAAYESSILYIQNIEAEHLENLKMFLKAFDFVKEGIPASNCSLAVCLMSWEQESEKAKIFLECGWRIRSIDQSAVLVYRRL encoded by the coding sequence ATGGATTACTATTCTAAAATTAATTATATGAATCAGTATATGATCTCCAAATCAGATGTGATGGATTCATTAAGAAACTATATAGTACATTGTGAAGAGACACAGGAAGAGGGCTGGTCAGAGAATAAGAGGAAGGTAATTTTAGAGATACTGAAGAAATTTTCCAGGTGTGTAGAAGAGCTGAGGTTCCCTGAGATTGAATCGGTAGATTGGTTTTATCAGTACATGTGGAAAGGGGATGGAATTGTACTTGAGTTACAGCATTGTGATAAGGCGGAATTTGATGAGGAGCAGGGACTTGTCTCCATGGAAAGCTCAAACAGTATGGTTCTCGCGCAAGTGAAATGTGCTTATCTTACGGTGGAGCAGTATGCAGAAAAATATGACGTGACGGTCACTGCGGTCAGACAATGGATTCGCCGGGGAAAATTGCGCAGTGCTGTGAAAATGGGAAGAGACTGGTTGATTCCTGAACTGGCGGACAGGCCTCAGAGGGGATATGAACCGGTGACTTATAGCTGGCAGTATCTTTCGGATGCTTTGTTGGAGGAATATCCATTTTTAGATCAGTGCTGCGAGCTTCACATTATGCGGAGTGAGAGAGAAAGAGCAATGTTCCAGGCGGTGCTGTTGAACAAATATGGAAAAGTGTATGAAAAATTGCGGATGGGGATAAAAGAAAGAGAGAAACTAGAACTGGCATTGATATCCCAGCCGGAAGTAGAGGCGGAGGAATGGCAGCAGAGTTTAATGTTTGTGCCCAATAAGGAAAAAATATATTATCTAAAAGGAGGAAAAATTATGCTGGAAGAAGAAGTTAGGAAATATGAAGACACAATAAAAATGATGAGAGAGAATAATTTGGAAATTCACACGTCTAATGATCTTTATGATGAAGACGGGATGTATATATGGGGATTTTCAGCATCGATGTCCAGTGTAGATTACGATGAGGAAGGAAATGAGACAGGAGAGGCAGAGGCCGTGAGGCTAGATGGCGGAATTGTGATACCTTCGGAGTCGGAATTTATGATGGAAATGGAAGAAAACGGCTACACGTCTGCAGCGGAATTATGTGACAGTATGTCTGGGGATATGATCAGTACTTATATAACTGTGGCAAATATGAGGGAGGGGATAAAACCAGAAATTTTAAAAGAATTGGATCTTCCAGAAGAAGCAGCTTATGAGTCATCAATCTTATATATTCAAAATATTGAGGCAGAGCATTTGGAAAATCTTAAAATGTTCCTGAAAGCCTTTGACTTTGTGAAGGAAGGGATTCCAGCGTCAAACTGCAGTCTGGCAGTCTGCCTTATGAGCTGGGAGCAAGAGAGCGAAAAGGCTAAAATCTTTCTGGAATGCGGATGGAGAATACGAAGTATAGACCAAAGTGCAGTACTTGTGTACAGACGGCTCTGA
- the abc-f gene encoding ribosomal protection-like ABC-F family protein, which translates to MSQISVNNLTFCYEGSFDNIFENVSFSIDTNWKLGFVGRNGKGKTTFMHLLLGKYLYKGAISTNIKFDYFPYRIEDEQRSLAAVEFIEALKPGCETWRVICELDELGEEADILYRAYESLSPGEQAKILLAVLFSGENDFLLIDEPTNHLDQNARESVKKYLTSKRGFILVSHDRDLLDACIDHVLVLNRKTIEVQSGNFSSWWENKRRKDQFAVTENEKHLREIKKLRQAARRTAEWADKNESTKIGFDPVKEHDRFLCTRAYIGSKTKKLQSRAKQTEKRLNREIEQKKGLLNDLESSVDLKLEPLLHHKNTIVNAKAYGLKYVGSEKPLFENLTFEINRGERIALCGKNGCGKSTLLRMVMQKAGLGDTDGTIWESGVCETAAGLVISYVPQSTENLKGSMIAFCREYDLSQNLFFTVLRQLDFERVQFFKNMEELSEGQKKKVLLARSLLTPAHLYIWDEPLNYMDVFSRIQIEKLLLEYRPTMLFVEHDLKFCGKIATKIVKLQ; encoded by the coding sequence ATGTCACAAATTAGCGTGAATAACCTTACATTTTGTTACGAAGGAAGTTTTGACAATATATTTGAAAATGTTTCATTTTCCATTGATACGAATTGGAAATTGGGATTTGTAGGCCGCAATGGCAAAGGGAAGACCACCTTTATGCATCTGCTGCTGGGAAAGTACCTGTACAAAGGAGCGATCAGCACAAATATAAAGTTCGATTATTTTCCATATCGGATAGAGGATGAGCAGAGAAGTTTGGCTGCTGTGGAATTTATTGAGGCACTAAAGCCAGGCTGTGAGACCTGGCGGGTAATCTGTGAACTGGATGAATTAGGTGAAGAAGCGGATATTCTTTACCGAGCTTATGAGAGTTTAAGCCCAGGTGAGCAGGCCAAAATTCTTTTAGCTGTTTTGTTTTCAGGTGAAAATGATTTTTTATTAATAGATGAACCGACGAATCATCTGGACCAAAATGCCAGAGAAAGTGTTAAAAAGTATTTGACTTCGAAAAGGGGATTCATTCTCGTGTCCCATGACAGGGACTTATTGGATGCTTGTATCGACCATGTTTTAGTGCTGAACAGGAAAACAATTGAGGTGCAGAGCGGGAATTTTTCTAGCTGGTGGGAAAATAAGCGGCGCAAAGACCAGTTTGCTGTGACAGAAAATGAAAAGCATTTAAGGGAGATAAAGAAATTAAGGCAGGCAGCGAGACGAACTGCAGAGTGGGCAGATAAAAATGAAAGTACAAAAATCGGTTTTGACCCTGTAAAGGAACATGACCGCTTTTTGTGTACAAGGGCTTATATCGGCTCAAAAACTAAAAAGCTGCAAAGCAGAGCAAAACAGACAGAGAAGAGATTGAATCGGGAAATTGAACAGAAAAAAGGCTTGCTGAACGATCTGGAATCTTCTGTGGACTTAAAGCTGGAACCTCTTTTGCACCATAAGAATACGATCGTAAATGCAAAGGCTTACGGCTTGAAATATGTTGGTTCCGAAAAGCCGCTTTTTGAAAACTTGACATTTGAGATCAACAGAGGGGAACGAATTGCTCTCTGCGGGAAAAATGGGTGCGGCAAATCGACACTGCTTCGTATGGTAATGCAGAAAGCAGGGCTGGGAGACACAGATGGTACTATCTGGGAGAGTGGCGTGTGTGAAACTGCAGCAGGACTTGTGATATCTTATGTTCCTCAGAGTACGGAGAACTTAAAGGGGAGTATGATTGCTTTTTGTAGAGAGTATGATCTGAGCCAGAATTTGTTTTTTACGGTGCTGCGGCAGCTTGATTTTGAGAGGGTTCAATTTTTTAAAAACATGGAAGAGCTGTCGGAAGGACAAAAAAAGAAGGTACTGCTTGCAAGGAGTTTGCTTACCCCAGCCCATTTATATATCTGGGACGAGCCTTTGAATTACATGGATGTGTTTTCGAGAATTCAGATTGAAAAGCTGTTGCTAGAATACCGACCGACGATGCTTTTTGTGGAACATGATCTAAAATTTTGTGGGAAAATAGCGACGAAGATCGTTAAGCTGCAGTAG
- a CDS encoding nucleotidyltransferase domain-containing protein: protein MEKEIEEKLEEIEQKEQVRILYAVESGSRAWGFASPDSDYDVRFVYVRPQEAYLRLEGVRDVIEWQLDEVLDINGWDLKKALIQFQRGNVTLFEWAASPIVYRTSEAWKKIYETAQHYFSVKTAVHQYLGTAKNTYMQYLQDDMVRYKKYFYAIRPLLAVRYIEENRCPAPILFEELMKQDLPERLRAAIESVQRVKMISDEKKYNPQNPEIQKFIAEELVRQQEAAEELPKDRNDDWETLNHIFLETLRG, encoded by the coding sequence GTGGAAAAAGAAATTGAAGAAAAATTAGAAGAGATTGAACAAAAAGAGCAAGTTAGGATTCTTTATGCGGTTGAATCGGGAAGCCGGGCATGGGGCTTTGCTTCGCCAGACAGTGATTATGATGTGAGGTTTGTTTATGTCCGTCCGCAGGAAGCGTATCTGCGCTTGGAAGGAGTCCGGGATGTCATCGAGTGGCAGCTGGATGAGGTATTGGATATCAACGGATGGGATTTGAAGAAAGCTTTGATACAGTTTCAAAGAGGAAATGTCACATTGTTTGAGTGGGCAGCCTCTCCGATTGTATATCGTACTAGTGAAGCGTGGAAAAAGATTTACGAGACGGCGCAGCATTATTTTTCTGTGAAAACAGCGGTACATCAATATTTGGGGACTGCGAAAAACACTTATATGCAGTATCTTCAGGACGACATGGTAAGATATAAAAAGTATTTTTATGCCATCCGCCCTCTCCTGGCAGTCAGATATATAGAGGAAAATCGTTGTCCGGCCCCGATTTTGTTTGAGGAGTTGATGAAACAGGACTTGCCGGAACGGCTGAGAGCGGCGATTGAGAGTGTGCAGAGGGTGAAAATGATTTCCGATGAAAAGAAATATAATCCCCAGAATCCTGAAATTCAAAAATTTATCGCTGAGGAACTTGTGCGGCAGCAGGAGGCTGCTGAGGAACTTCCCAAGGATCGAAATGATGATTGGGAAACGTTGAATCATATCTTTTTAGAGACTCTTAGAGGGTAA
- a CDS encoding DNA polymerase beta superfamily protein — protein MGVYKLKDFKKLLDTEEYKFLKEHPRLGNRIMLLGVGGSYAYGTDYENSDIDFRGITLNLPSDLLGLTKFEQYEDRKTDTVIYSFNKMIRLLLECNPNTCEILGLEKEGYVILSELGQELLDNRSLFLTKRAAKSFGGYAQAQIRRLQNAIARDSMPQAQREQHILNSVQNSLEEFHRHFASFDKGSIRLYIDRAENPQFETEIFVDANYRHLPLRDYENMWGVMRSVVSSYDKIGKRGKKDDNHLNKHAMHTIRLFMMAIDILEKGEICTRRTKEQGLLLKIRNGGFRKEDGGFLPEYFDILSDYEQRMERASKESALPEEPDMEKVEAFVEYVNRKALEV, from the coding sequence ATGGGGGTGTATAAGTTGAAGGATTTCAAAAAGCTATTGGATACAGAAGAATACAAGTTTCTAAAGGAACATCCCAGGCTGGGAAACAGAATTATGCTTCTGGGAGTGGGCGGAAGTTATGCTTATGGGACGGATTATGAGAACAGTGATATTGATTTTCGGGGAATTACGTTGAATTTACCGTCGGATCTTCTGGGGCTTACTAAGTTTGAACAGTATGAGGACAGAAAAACGGATACGGTGATTTATTCCTTTAACAAGATGATTCGTCTGCTTTTGGAGTGCAATCCCAATACCTGTGAAATTCTGGGACTTGAGAAAGAGGGATATGTGATTCTCTCTGAGTTAGGGCAGGAACTTCTTGACAACCGCTCTTTGTTTTTGACAAAAAGGGCGGCAAAATCTTTCGGAGGATACGCCCAGGCGCAGATTCGCCGTCTTCAAAATGCCATTGCCAGAGATTCTATGCCTCAGGCACAGCGGGAACAACATATTTTAAACTCAGTTCAGAATTCTCTGGAAGAGTTTCACAGGCATTTTGCTTCCTTTGATAAAGGCAGCATCAGGTTGTACATAGATCGGGCAGAAAATCCGCAGTTTGAGACGGAAATTTTCGTGGACGCTAATTACCGACACCTGCCTTTAAGGGACTATGAAAATATGTGGGGTGTCATGCGCAGTGTGGTGAGCAGTTATGATAAGATAGGAAAACGCGGCAAAAAGGATGACAATCACCTGAATAAACACGCCATGCATACGATACGCCTGTTTATGATGGCCATTGATATTCTGGAAAAGGGAGAGATCTGCACCAGGCGGACGAAGGAACAGGGGCTGCTCCTGAAAATAAGAAACGGTGGTTTTCGGAAGGAAGACGGTGGTTTTTTGCCGGAGTATTTTGATATTTTGTCGGATTATGAACAGCGAATGGAGCGGGCGTCGAAAGAAAGTGCGCTTCCGGAGGAACCGGATATGGAAAAGGTGGAAGCTTTTGTAGAATATGTGAACAGAAAGGCATTGGAGGTGTAG